The Streptomyces fungicidicus nucleotide sequence TCACATCAACAAGGAGTAGTGCCGAGAGCGGCCCTTCCACGTTCCTCTCGGAAGAGCTCGAGCCGGGCGGGCCGGCGTACCTGTGCCGCGGCGGGGCGCCCTGGCTGGGGATCGACCGCGAAGGGGAGCCGTGCGGGAGCCCTCTCCGCGGCAGCCTGCGCGGCGCCGCGAACGTCTACTACTCGCTCCTGAAGAGTTCCATTTTCGTGCCAGAGATGGCCGCGTCGACCGCCGATCCAAAGGTCCTCGCTGTCCTCCAGGACGGGGCGATCGTACAGGCCCGGCAGAGGGCAGCAGTCTTCCTTGACAAGGGAGAGGCTTTGCCTGTCCACATGCTCCGGAAAGCGGCCCAGGGGAACGCCTTCCTCCTCGACGACTTCAGCGACGAGGAGATCGCCCGTGCACTGGCCGTGCTGCAACAGTCCGAATCCGAAGCCTCAGAGACAGAGGAGCCCGGCTCTGCGCAGGACCCAGCTCCATTCCGCGCCACCGAGTACCAGACGCTGCGCGGTGCGATCGAGTCTGAGGAACTGGTCGTACGCGAGCCCCGCGGACAGTACGCGCCCAGCATTGCCTCCGCCTTCGCCCGCGTAAGGCTTGTAGAAAAGCTCCGCGAAACTCGGGTGCTATGGGGCTTCAACCGCGTTTTCGCCGAGTCCCCTTATGATGACGCGTCCCGCAAGGCACTGCTGCGCCGCACACCTGCGCGCCCGGGTGGCAACTGGCTTCCCGCATACGCTGTCAGCGGCGAGGGCATATACCTGGAACTCGACACGGCGTCTCTGGGCGCGTGGGAGGAGCGTCGGGCAGTTCTGGCGCAGGCTGAACTACTCACACAGCGCTTCTCGGACCTAGCCGAACAGCGCGGCCTGACCAAGCGAGAGTTGTCGCCGCGCTTCATCCTCCTGCACACACTGGCGCACCTGCTCATCAACCAGCTCACCTACGAGTGCGGCTACAGCTCGGCCTCACTTAGGGAGCGCCTCTACGTGAGCCCCGGCCCGGACGGCATGGCCGGCATACTCATCTACACCGCCGCCGGGGACTCCGAGGGCACCTTGGGCGGCCTGGTTCGAATGGGCGAGCCCGGCCGACTGGAGGGAGTGCTGGAGAACGCCCTGGCTCACGCTGCGTGGTGCTCCTCGGACCCGGTGTGCATCGAGAGCAAGGGCCAAGGTCCCGGGTCCTGCAACCTTGCCGCCTGTCACGGCTGCGCGCTGCTTCCTGAGACGGCGTGCGAGGAGTACAACCGCTTCCTTGACCGTGCCTTGGTGGTCGGTGGGCTCGGGAAGAGCGAGCTCGGATTCTTCGCTAGGAACTGAGAGCAGGTCGATGGTGTGCGCGAGCATCCCGCTCACGCACACCACCTTGGTCTGACACTGTGACTGAGCGGGTCCGGAGGCCCCATGCGCTTAACGGAAACCCGCTGGTCAGGGGCCTCTATGAGTCAACCTCGACGAGAGCCCGTTACGAGTAGTCCACGGCGTGTTCCGTGACTGAAAGTACGCGCTGCGACGCAGACACCTTCTACCCGGCACGCACTCTGTCACTCATGGTGACGGGGAGGTCGCGTGCGGCGAGAACGATCGTATTGCTTGATGAATGACCGCCAGCAAGCAGCAACGGTTTCGGGACTGTGTCTCAGGTTGATTGGGCATCTCCCCGGCCTCCCCGTCACGCAAGACCCGAGATCGCTCGCAGTGAGCGGGAGATTGGTCACGAGAGGCCGGACTCCGGGGAAGGCGCCGCAGAACGCAACGTAGGATCTTCACCTCAGGGTTCGTTGGCTGCAGGTCTGTGGGCGGATGAACGGGGCTCCACGACACGGCCCCACCCTCACGGATCCTGCTGTTGGGTCGGCGGAGTATCCGGTGTGCACAGTACTGTTTGCCCCGCGAGGCCGTTGCTTCGAGTGGCTGTCTGTGCTCTCCTGGTGCTCGTCGATCCCGTCTATGTAGGAGGGCTGTGCGGTGACGAAGGGGAAGTACGGTGTTCCCCTGGAACGGTCTGACTACCTGCGACTCGACCCCCACGACGATCACTGCAACGAGGACGGTTTTTCCGAGTGGCTCGGTCGTCATCAAGATGACCTCTTGGCCGTGGACCTGTTCACCGGTGCCGGTGGACTGAGCCTTGGCATCCAAGAAGCAGGTTGGACCATGGCTGCGGGTGTCGACTTCGACGAACGCGCCCTGGAGACCCACGCCCACAATTTCCCTGGTCTCAGCCTGCGGATGGACCTGGGTGACCCGGAGGTGCGCGACCACCTGGTGGAGCTGCTGTCTCAGGCGAAGATCGACCTCGTTGCAGGCGGGCCTCCCTGCCAGCCGTTCAGCCGGGCCGGCCGGAGCAAGATCCGGGATCTTGTACGCAACCATGGCCGGGATCCGCAGGATCACCGGAAGCAGCTCTGGCAGGCGTACCTGGACATCGTGACGCGCGTCCGCCCGAGAGCCGTTCTCATGGAGAACGTCCCTGACATGGGGTTGGGTGATGACTTCGCCGTCGTGCGGATCATCGAGGAGAAGCTCGAGGAGCTTGGGTACGCGACGCAGGTCCGCCTCGTCGACGCCTGGCAGTACGGCGTTCCACAGCACCGCAAGCGACTGATATTGCTGGCCCGCAACGACGTGGAGCGCTTCGACTGGCAGCCGAAAGTGGAAACGGCCGTCAACCTTCAGCAGGCGATCTCCGATCTCCCACGGTTCCAGGTGGAGGCACAGGAGCGCGTTGGGGAGCGGGAACTGCCCTATGTAGAACCCGCGGATCTGTCCGAGTTCGCCGGCAGGATGCGGGAGGGTGCTCCGGACGGCGTCATTCATGACCACATGACTCGACGGGTGCGTAGCGACGACTTGGAGATCTTCTCCGAATACATGACGTCGAAGACCTTGTACTCGGACCTGCCCGAGAAGTTGCGTCGCTACCGTGCGGACAATTTCACGGATAAGTACAAGCGTCTGGCCTGGAATGAACTCAGTCGCTCGATCACGGCCCACATTGCCAAGGACGGCTACTGGTACATCCACCCCGAGGACCACCGAACTTTGACGGTGCGAGAGGCTGCCAGAATCCAGACGTTTCCGGATAGATTCCGGTTCGCTGGTACGCGGAGCGATGCCTTCCGGCAAATCGGCAACGCGGTACCACCCCTCCTCGGGCACGCGGCTGCCAGCGTGGTTCTCCCTATCGAGGGAATGCCCGAAGACTCGGGGCTGGTTCCGCATTGGCGGCAGGTAAGGGACGACCTCGGCAAGTGGGCCGATGCCGCGCGGGAGCAGGAGGGCTGGTATCAGTTCCCGGGGGACGAGATGGAGGCGCCCCAAGCCGCGGTGATGGCTCTGCTGGCGGGAAGTCGCATGAAGAGCAGCGAGATCCGCGACATCATGGAAGTCGTCCGCGGCAGGAAGGCCGTGACCAGCCGAGTATTCGAACAGATCATCACGAAGGCCACCACGGCGTCGGCTAAGGACAGACTGAGTCGTCTGCAACCACTGGTCGACGACCGGAATGCATGGAGTGAGGCGAAGAAGAACAGTGTTCCGGAGCGTCTCGGCTTCAAGCCCGCCGAAGAGGCTCTATACACCCTCCTCTTGGGAGAGCAGGACCTCCTGCTCATCACACAGGGCGCACTCCGGGTCGCAGCCAGGGTCAACGGCAGCACGGGTGACCAGATCAACAAGCTGACCGACGGCCGCGTCGACTTGATCCGCCTCGTCGGCGCAGGCAAGGACTCGTCGCTGCGTATGGCCGCTCTCCGCGTGATCGGCAACGCGTACTGCAAAGCCACTCAGCCCGGCTGCCCGTGGTGCCCGCTGCGCAAGCACTGCATTGGCAAGCCCCCAGCGGACGATCTGTACAGCCAGACCTTCATCGAGGAGGACGGCAGCCGGGTCGCGTCGTGAACAAGGAGGGCGAGAGCCTGTTCCCCGAGGCGTCTCTGCCTCGGGAGCAGGCCCGTCATTTGTCGGCCTACGGCGCGAACGCGCTGAAGCCCTCCTCGATCGCCCTGTCGTAGACCTCCAACGCCTTCCTGACCTGGGCCGCCGTGATGGTGCCATTGGTTGCCAGCTTGGCGGCGATCATAGTGGCGATCTGCTGCTCGGCCAGCTCCAAGGCGCGTGTCTCCCGGGCCCAGTCGGCCAGCATCTCCCACTCGCTAAGCTCAATCTGCTTGAGCCGGGAGAGTTGCTCCTCCTCTTCCTCCCGGGTGTCCACAGCGAACTCGACGGGCCGCGCCAGCAGTTCCTCGGCCAGTTCGTCGGGAATGGTCCAGGGGATGCAGGAGACCTCCTCCCAGCACTTGCTGCTCTTCGCCCACTCGGTGACGTGCTTGCCATCCTGTATGACGATGTCCATGACCAGCGGACACAGGTCGTGGGCGGCTTGGACGACCGCATCGCTCACCTTCTGCTCCCGCCAGATGCGGTCGAGGTCGATGCGCCGCCCGGTCTCCTCGCAGAGGCGGGCCGTCGTGTAGGCCGTGATCAAGGCCTTGTGGCT carries:
- a CDS encoding DNA cytosine methyltransferase, whose amino-acid sequence is MTKGKYGVPLERSDYLRLDPHDDHCNEDGFSEWLGRHQDDLLAVDLFTGAGGLSLGIQEAGWTMAAGVDFDERALETHAHNFPGLSLRMDLGDPEVRDHLVELLSQAKIDLVAGGPPCQPFSRAGRSKIRDLVRNHGRDPQDHRKQLWQAYLDIVTRVRPRAVLMENVPDMGLGDDFAVVRIIEEKLEELGYATQVRLVDAWQYGVPQHRKRLILLARNDVERFDWQPKVETAVNLQQAISDLPRFQVEAQERVGERELPYVEPADLSEFAGRMREGAPDGVIHDHMTRRVRSDDLEIFSEYMTSKTLYSDLPEKLRRYRADNFTDKYKRLAWNELSRSITAHIAKDGYWYIHPEDHRTLTVREAARIQTFPDRFRFAGTRSDAFRQIGNAVPPLLGHAAASVVLPIEGMPEDSGLVPHWRQVRDDLGKWADAAREQEGWYQFPGDEMEAPQAAVMALLAGSRMKSSEIRDIMEVVRGRKAVTSRVFEQIITKATTASAKDRLSRLQPLVDDRNAWSEAKKNSVPERLGFKPAEEALYTLLLGEQDLLLITQGALRVAARVNGSTGDQINKLTDGRVDLIRLVGAGKDSSLRMAALRVIGNAYCKATQPGCPWCPLRKHCIGKPPADDLYSQTFIEEDGSRVAS
- the drmB gene encoding DUF1998 domain-containing protein, which gives rise to MIRGKVRRSQMVAPFGPGAMHVLSDGTSVITAGLDHWFPRGDDRNQEEFRIHEWRLEQHLGVDALYSPPDYRTRSEDGVNTGLTVPVLRFPTWGFCPRCRKLAKDRLHQENRPACKEHESSGRKPFFAQVPFVAICERGHLQDFPWFEWTHKSATPSCRGHRLSLRSSGGGTLASQRVSCSCNATRSLEGITSTRSSAESGPSTFLSEELEPGGPAYLCRGGAPWLGIDREGEPCGSPLRGSLRGAANVYYSLLKSSIFVPEMAASTADPKVLAVLQDGAIVQARQRAAVFLDKGEALPVHMLRKAAQGNAFLLDDFSDEEIARALAVLQQSESEASETEEPGSAQDPAPFRATEYQTLRGAIESEELVVREPRGQYAPSIASAFARVRLVEKLRETRVLWGFNRVFAESPYDDASRKALLRRTPARPGGNWLPAYAVSGEGIYLELDTASLGAWEERRAVLAQAELLTQRFSDLAEQRGLTKRELSPRFILLHTLAHLLINQLTYECGYSSASLRERLYVSPGPDGMAGILIYTAAGDSEGTLGGLVRMGEPGRLEGVLENALAHAAWCSSDPVCIESKGQGPGSCNLAACHGCALLPETACEEYNRFLDRALVVGGLGKSELGFFARN